One window from the genome of Calditrichota bacterium encodes:
- a CDS encoding PBP1A family penicillin-binding protein: MKRTIRQQNNYSRDVSSNRFWAKLKLPLAVLTILLIFGVLFFIYLTRDLPSLAKLERYEPELATKIYSRDGVVIKELFTKKRILKPLGEMPRNLILAVLDTEDRDFYNHWGLNFKRMAKAIMIDVVHFKFKQGASTLTQQLARQLYLNLQKTIVRKLREIITAIQIERTYTKDEILEMYLNHMYFGNGAYGAEAAAQKYFDKSAKDLTLPECAMLAGILQRPTAYSPYRNPELVISRRNVVLFNMFSEGHISRQEYEQAKAMPLNVRAISEKEDVGIAPYFTEFIRQKLQKEYQMDLYTAGLSVYTTLDTRLQACAERAVSVHLKKLQSNFNKRLIATGKIRRILPDSLTKKFSLRQLKKKFPALLDSIATKNFTIQVAFIAMDPTDGSILAMIGGRDFRESKYNRAVQMRTRQPGSTFKPIVYTAAIDNGYSPSFELLNQPVVLYLPNGDRWAPHNYDHSQGGPTTLRQALKRSLNLVTARLVQEVVPPKTIIDYARKLGLTTELPEVDALALGSGSVSPIEMTTAFGVFANQGILAKPMYIAQIIDKSGNIIKDNQPEIREVLRRETAYIMADMLQGILSPGGTGYSARSVYGFQYPAGGKTGTTNDFTDAWFIGFTRQIVAGVWVGFDDPAKSLGNGQAGSVVALPIWARFMKAAHDTLKLPPLPFEMPPGVVRVDICKETKKLATEFCPEVVSEIFKRENAPTQKCDKHTALNRRRTTNKKARKRF; the protein is encoded by the coding sequence ATGAAAAGGACTATTCGTCAACAAAATAATTATTCCCGCGACGTTTCTTCAAATCGTTTTTGGGCTAAGTTAAAACTGCCGCTGGCGGTTTTAACTATTTTGCTAATTTTCGGCGTGCTTTTCTTTATTTATTTGACGCGGGACTTGCCTTCTCTCGCCAAGCTGGAACGCTATGAACCGGAATTGGCGACAAAAATTTATTCTCGCGACGGTGTCGTCATCAAAGAGCTTTTCACCAAAAAGCGTATCTTAAAACCGCTCGGCGAAATGCCGCGAAATTTGATTCTCGCAGTTCTGGACACAGAAGACAGAGATTTTTACAATCATTGGGGATTGAATTTTAAGCGAATGGCCAAAGCGATAATGATTGACGTTGTCCATTTCAAATTTAAGCAGGGAGCAAGTACCTTAACCCAACAGTTGGCTCGCCAGCTCTATTTGAATTTACAAAAGACTATCGTCCGAAAGTTGCGCGAAATTATCACCGCCATCCAGATTGAGCGCACTTACACCAAAGATGAAATATTGGAAATGTATCTGAATCACATGTATTTCGGAAATGGTGCTTACGGCGCCGAGGCCGCCGCGCAAAAGTATTTCGACAAAAGCGCGAAAGATTTGACCCTTCCGGAATGCGCCATGTTAGCAGGAATCCTGCAGCGCCCGACGGCGTATTCTCCTTACCGAAATCCCGAGCTCGTCATTTCCCGACGGAATGTGGTTTTGTTCAACATGTTTAGCGAAGGTCACATCAGCCGGCAGGAATATGAACAAGCCAAAGCGATGCCGCTGAACGTTCGGGCAATCTCCGAGAAAGAAGATGTTGGAATCGCCCCGTATTTTACAGAATTCATCAGACAGAAATTGCAAAAAGAATATCAAATGGACCTTTACACGGCAGGGCTCAGCGTTTACACGACGCTGGACACGCGCTTGCAGGCATGCGCTGAGCGAGCCGTTTCCGTGCATCTGAAAAAATTGCAGTCAAATTTCAACAAACGGCTCATCGCCACCGGCAAAATTCGACGTATTCTGCCGGATTCGCTGACTAAAAAATTTTCGTTGCGGCAATTAAAGAAAAAATTTCCCGCGTTGCTGGATTCAATTGCTACGAAAAATTTCACCATTCAAGTTGCCTTCATCGCCATGGATCCGACTGACGGTTCCATTCTTGCTATGATCGGCGGCAGGGATTTCAGAGAATCCAAATACAATCGAGCCGTGCAAATGCGCACCAGACAACCCGGATCCACGTTTAAACCCATTGTCTACACCGCCGCTATTGACAATGGCTATTCGCCGTCTTTTGAACTATTGAACCAGCCGGTAGTGCTTTATCTGCCCAACGGAGATCGTTGGGCGCCGCACAACTACGACCATTCGCAGGGAGGACCGACTACGTTACGGCAAGCGTTAAAAAGATCGCTAAATCTGGTCACGGCGCGATTGGTGCAGGAAGTTGTGCCTCCCAAAACCATCATTGATTATGCTCGCAAACTTGGCTTAACTACGGAACTGCCGGAAGTCGACGCTTTGGCCCTCGGTTCCGGCTCTGTTTCTCCCATTGAAATGACAACCGCTTTCGGCGTCTTTGCCAACCAAGGCATTCTTGCCAAACCGATGTACATCGCGCAAATAATCGATAAATCCGGAAATATTATCAAAGACAATCAGCCTGAAATCCGAGAAGTCTTGCGCAGGGAAACCGCCTATATCATGGCAGACATGTTGCAAGGCATTCTCAGCCCGGGCGGGACCGGTTATTCCGCGCGCTCGGTTTACGGCTTTCAATATCCTGCTGGCGGAAAAACAGGCACAACCAACGACTTTACTGACGCCTGGTTCATCGGATTTACCAGACAAATCGTCGCCGGCGTCTGGGTGGGTTTTGACGATCCGGCAAAAAGTTTGGGCAACGGACAGGCGGGATCAGTGGTCGCTCTGCCTATTTGGGCGAGATTTATGAAAGCCGCACACGACACGCTAAAATTACCGCCGCTTCCGTTTGAAATGCCGCCGGGCGTTGTCCGCGTTGACATTTGCAAAGAAACTAAAAAATTAGCGACCGAATTTTGCCCGGAAGTTGTTTCCGAAATATTCAAAAGGGAAAACGCACCAACGCAAAAATGCGACAAACACACCGCACTCAATCGCCGCAGAACGACAAACAAGAAAGCGAGAAAACGTTTTTAA
- the ispE gene encoding 4-(cytidine 5'-diphospho)-2-C-methyl-D-erythritol kinase: protein MEKLALKAYAKINIGLSVTSRRPDGYHEIETIFQQIDLFDEIILQAARPGQTLIETEHPSVPTGERNICYRAVENLREAAGLNFGVKIVIRKNVPIGAGLGGGSSDAAAMIVGTNKLFQLTLSDARQREIARGLGADVPFFLLGGAALAKGIGDELQPIKLPNKFFGVLIYPNVEISTSWVYKNFNFSLTKTKKIIKLASLYKNVERYREFFQNDLEKVVFDKYPELANLKRLLYQKGAYFASMSGSGSSIFGLFKDFSAAENAKANLDQRYQTFLIQPLEKTSITRGAM, encoded by the coding sequence ATGGAAAAATTAGCGTTAAAAGCATACGCCAAGATAAATATCGGGTTGTCAGTCACCTCGCGGCGCCCGGACGGATACCATGAGATAGAGACAATTTTTCAGCAAATTGATCTTTTCGATGAAATCATTTTGCAAGCGGCACGCCCGGGCCAAACATTGATTGAGACCGAACACCCATCAGTGCCGACCGGCGAGAGAAATATCTGCTACCGCGCCGTTGAAAATCTGCGTGAGGCGGCGGGATTGAATTTTGGGGTGAAAATCGTCATCCGGAAAAATGTGCCGATCGGCGCCGGACTCGGAGGCGGGAGCAGTGACGCGGCAGCGATGATTGTCGGAACAAATAAACTTTTTCAATTGACTTTGTCGGATGCCAGACAGCGTGAAATAGCCCGCGGGCTTGGCGCCGACGTTCCTTTCTTTTTATTGGGCGGCGCCGCGCTGGCGAAAGGCATTGGCGACGAGTTGCAGCCGATAAAGTTACCCAATAAGTTCTTTGGCGTTTTAATTTACCCGAATGTAGAGATTTCAACGAGCTGGGTTTATAAAAACTTTAATTTTAGCTTGACAAAAACTAAAAAAATTATTAAATTAGCAAGCCTTTATAAAAATGTGGAACGTTATCGAGAGTTCTTTCAAAATGATTTGGAAAAAGTTGTTTTCGACAAATATCCTGAACTTGCTAACCTAAAACGGTTGCTTTATCAAAAGGGAGCATATTTTGCCAGCATGTCGGGCAGCGGGTCGTCGATATTTGGATTATTCAAGGATTTTTCAGCAGCAGAAAATGCTAAGGCGAATTTGGACCAGCGCTATCAAACTTTTTTAATTCAACCCTTGGAAAAAACATCAATAACAAGAGGGGCGATGTGA
- a CDS encoding UDP-2,3-diacylglucosamine diphosphatase, giving the protein MGTYYFISDIHVGAAFDQRLGRRYERLISFFNSIKKEGNELFIVGDLFDFWFEYKHAVPAQFYFILFEISKLIEAGVRVHFQPGNHDCWHRDFMSRELHMQIHGEIYTPTLFGKKFYLFHGDGVLKKDKGYRLLKKVVRHPLNIFLYRWTHPDIGIPFAKFMSRSSREYTTNKFFDYTDEYIQFAKDKFDAGFDVVILGHSHNPLMEKINGSVFINLGDWIHHFSYAQFDEQNEIQLKFWNS; this is encoded by the coding sequence ATGGGGACATATTATTTCATTTCCGATATTCACGTTGGCGCCGCGTTCGACCAAAGATTGGGCCGGCGATACGAAAGACTGATTTCATTCTTCAATTCCATCAAAAAAGAAGGCAACGAGCTTTTCATCGTCGGAGACTTGTTCGATTTCTGGTTTGAGTACAAACACGCGGTTCCTGCTCAGTTCTATTTTATTCTCTTTGAAATTTCCAAATTGATCGAAGCTGGCGTTCGCGTTCATTTTCAGCCGGGAAATCATGACTGCTGGCACCGCGATTTCATGTCCCGGGAGTTGCACATGCAAATTCATGGTGAAATTTACACGCCAACTCTCTTTGGGAAAAAATTTTATTTATTTCACGGCGACGGGGTCCTGAAAAAAGACAAAGGGTACCGGCTGCTGAAAAAAGTAGTTCGTCATCCCCTGAATATTTTTCTCTACCGCTGGACGCACCCCGACATCGGAATCCCTTTTGCCAAATTTATGTCCCGAAGCAGCCGCGAATACACGACAAACAAATTCTTCGATTACACTGACGAGTACATTCAATTCGCAAAAGACAAATTTGACGCCGGTTTTGATGTCGTCATCCTTGGCCACTCGCACAATCCGCTGATGGAAAAAATAAACGGCTCTGTTTTCATCAATCTCGGCGACTGGATTCATCATTTCTCCTATGCGCAATTTGACGAACAAAATGAAATTCAACTTAAATTTTGGAACAGTTGA
- a CDS encoding septation protein SpoVG — translation MDITEITVTLRNEDKLKAFVNVTFDDQFVVRGMKVIKSANGFFISMPSRKMPDGTFRDIAHPITKEFREFIEKAILEKYNEKLEEEKSDQD, via the coding sequence ATGGACATAACAGAAATTACCGTTACCCTACGAAACGAGGACAAACTCAAAGCTTTTGTAAACGTTACTTTTGATGATCAGTTTGTTGTGCGAGGCATGAAAGTTATTAAAAGCGCGAACGGTTTTTTTATCAGTATGCCCAGCCGGAAAATGCCAGATGGGACGTTTCGGGATATTGCGCATCCGATTACCAAGGAATTCCGGGAGTTTATTGAGAAGGCTATTCTGGAAAAATATAATGAGAAGTTAGAAGAAGAAAAATCAGACCAGGATTAG